TTCCGCTCCAGCGAAGGGATGTTTCAGCCCGCAGGTACAGGCACCGCGACCGCCGCTCTAAACGTGCACTTGGAGTGCATGCCGGATGTGTTCTTTCAGAAACTCGAATTGAACTCGCTGCGGTTCTACCTATCAGGCGAGAGCAACATCGTCGGTTCGTTATATGAATTGCTCTTCAATAACTGCATCGCCATCACCGCTCGGGATGCAGAGAAGCCGAACTCCAAGCCGATAGTTCTTTTCGACTCCTCTCTCGGTAGCCCTTCTCCCTTGCGGCAAGTGGGCTTCGGTGAGAACGAAGGAGTTCTTCCTTACACTGGCCGTTCCTTTTTGGGATTTAGACTGTTGCAGGAGTACTTTACCTTTCCCGAGAAGTTCTATTTCTTCGATCTTCAATCGCTGAATACTCTTCGCGAGCAAGGTTTTGGAACAAAGTGCGAACTGGCGTTTCTGTTTTCACGTTTCGAGCGGCCTGAGCGTCACCAGATGCTGGAGCTTGGGGTTTCGCAAAGCACGGTTAAGCTAGGCTGCACGCCAATCATCAATGTCTTCTCGCAGGTTGCCGAGCCGATTCGGGCGGACGGAAGCAAGTTCGAGTATCAGGTGATCGCGGACTTGCACCGTCAGAGCACAACCGAAATCTACTCGATCGACGAGGTAACTGCCCAGGACGCTCGCACCCGCAGCCTGGTCGAATTCCGGCCGTTCTATGCACTGCGGCATGGCGCAAGCGAGAGCGAAGCTGCAAAGTATTGGCACGCTGTGCGCAAAGGCTCGGAACTCCACGAGGACGCCCCCAGCGAAATGTACCTGTCGCTGGTCGATCTGTCGGGGGAACCGCTACACCTCGACTCTGCTGCGATCACGGCGAGATGCACATGCACGAATGGAAGCCTGCCTTCCAAACTCCCTATCGCAGCTCAGAATGGATCGCAAACAGAGAGTTCCGGAGCAGGGGACTTCAACCTCGAAGGATTCTCCGCAGTCAAGAAAGTGTTTGCTCTGCGCCGGCCAACACCAACATACCGTCCGCCTCTCGGCAAAGCGACGCTGTGGCAGTTGATCTCGCACCTCTCGCTGAATTACCTATCGCTCGTGGACCAGGGCAAAGAGGGCTTGCAGGAGATACTCAGGTTGTATAACTTCTCCGACTCGCTGTATCTGCGAAATCAGATCAGCAGCATTACAGACATTCACAGCCGGCGCCATTATGCGCTGGTCACGTCAGATGAAGGCGGTGCGAGTTTCGCGCGCGGCACTCGCGTCGAGGTTGAGTTCGACGAAGTTCAGTTTGCAGGCGAAGGAGTGTTTCTTTTCTGCGCTGTGCTCGAGCGCTTCCTTGGCCACTACGTCTCCATGAACAGTTTTTCTCAGCTCACTGCCTCGAGCAAGCAGAGAAAGGAGGCGATCCGCGAATGGCCACCCCGCTCCGGAAACCAGATCCTGATGTAGAAATTCAGGCCGAACTTTCCGATGAGTCGCTGCAACAACTGCGCGCCAAGCCGTGGAGCGTTTCCTTCTTCCAGGCAGTGCGGTTGCTGCGTCGCGCGTTTCCGCAACGCGGAGCGGTGGGAGAGTTTGTTCCTCCCGCGAATGAACCGGTGCGCTTCCAGGCCAATCCGACTCTAGCGTTTCCTGCCAGCGAAATTCAGTCACTCGATTGGCCTGAGCGAAGAGACGAGCCTGCGCAGATGAAGGTCAATTTCATGGGCCTGTGTTCGCCATCGGGCGTGATGCCAACCCCATATACCGAGTTGATACTCGAGCGCGTCCAAAAGAAGGACAACGGATTCCGCGATTTCCTGGACATCTTCAATCATCGCCTGATTTCGCTCTTCTATCGCGCGTGGGAGAAATATCGTTTCTTTGTTCGCTACGAGCGGCGTGAACCTGACTCGCTTTCTCCTCTCCTCATGAGTTTTGTCGGATTGGGAACGAAGGGATTGGCCGCGCGACAGGAAGTTGGCGACGAGTCGCTGATGTTCTACGCAGGGTTATTGGGACAGCACCCGCGCTCGGCCCTGGCGCTGAAACAGCTTTTGGCTGACTACTTCGACGTGCCCGTTGAAGTAGAGCAGTTTGTAGGCAAGTGGGTTCCTCTAGCTACGCGGGATCAGACCGAATTCAAAGACGCTGAACGAGTGACCGAGCAACTTGGGTACGGAGCAGTTGTTGGCGACGAAGTATGGGATACCCAGTCCACCGTGCGAGTGAAGCTCGGGCCACTCAGCCGCGAGCGCTATCTCGATTTCTTGCCGCGCCCTGGATCGAAGGGCTACGCAGTTCTTGATTCTATTTTGAAGTTCTATTGCGGGACAGAAATCGATTTTGAGGTTCAGCTTATCCTCGATCGTAATGAAGCGCCGGGGTTGGAGCTAAGCGGAGATGCGGATTCGAATCTTCTGTTGGGTTGGACCACCTGGATCAAGAACGTTCCACTCGATCGCGATCCCGGGGAAGCCGTGCTGCAACTGAGTTGAAAGGACTTGAGCTATGAGCATCAATCTGAAGTCGCTGATCGGCAGGTTAAACGACTCGACGCGCGGAACACTTGAAGCCGCTGCCGGACTTTGCCTGAGTCGCACCCACTACGACATTGAGCCTGAGCACTTCTTGCTGAAGCTGCTCGACAAGCCCGACACGGATGTGCCGATGGTGTTGAAACACTTCGGCGTCGATAAGTCAAAGCTCACGGCCGACCTGAACCGCAGTATCGACAAATTTAAGTCGGGTAATGCGCGCACGCCGGCCATCA
The DNA window shown above is from Terriglobales bacterium and carries:
- the tssF gene encoding type VI secretion system baseplate subunit TssF, whose product is FRSSEGMFQPAGTGTATAALNVHLECMPDVFFQKLELNSLRFYLSGESNIVGSLYELLFNNCIAITARDAEKPNSKPIVLFDSSLGSPSPLRQVGFGENEGVLPYTGRSFLGFRLLQEYFTFPEKFYFFDLQSLNTLREQGFGTKCELAFLFSRFERPERHQMLELGVSQSTVKLGCTPIINVFSQVAEPIRADGSKFEYQVIADLHRQSTTEIYSIDEVTAQDARTRSLVEFRPFYALRHGASESEAAKYWHAVRKGSELHEDAPSEMYLSLVDLSGEPLHLDSAAITARCTCTNGSLPSKLPIAAQNGSQTESSGAGDFNLEGFSAVKKVFALRRPTPTYRPPLGKATLWQLISHLSLNYLSLVDQGKEGLQEILRLYNFSDSLYLRNQISSITDIHSRRHYALVTSDEGGASFARGTRVEVEFDEVQFAGEGVFLFCAVLERFLGHYVSMNSFSQLTASSKQRKEAIREWPPRSGNQILM
- the tssG gene encoding type VI secretion system baseplate subunit TssG, encoding MATPLRKPDPDVEIQAELSDESLQQLRAKPWSVSFFQAVRLLRRAFPQRGAVGEFVPPANEPVRFQANPTLAFPASEIQSLDWPERRDEPAQMKVNFMGLCSPSGVMPTPYTELILERVQKKDNGFRDFLDIFNHRLISLFYRAWEKYRFFVRYERREPDSLSPLLMSFVGLGTKGLAARQEVGDESLMFYAGLLGQHPRSALALKQLLADYFDVPVEVEQFVGKWVPLATRDQTEFKDAERVTEQLGYGAVVGDEVWDTQSTVRVKLGPLSRERYLDFLPRPGSKGYAVLDSILKFYCGTEIDFEVQLILDRNEAPGLELSGDADSNLLLGWTTWIKNVPLDRDPGEAVLQLS